A segment of the Crassostrea angulata isolate pt1a10 chromosome 10, ASM2561291v2, whole genome shotgun sequence genome:
GAGTTGCCCTTCTTCTGCAGAGTTAAACCCTGCCAAACTGACATTCaaaaaaatctttgatgaaGTAAAAGTTTCAAACAACAACAGAAACATTTTTATATCCAAATGAAGTATTTTTGAGTTTTTATGTGTGAATGACTTGTTGTGGACCAGTCTGAAGTTATACATGACTAACTTATAATATGTGATacgatttatttttcaatgatgaaaacaaaaacCTGTGCATGAACCGtccaaatttaatgtatttaataaattatatatttaaaaagttttacaactgttatgcaattaaaatgaatgaatgctGAATAAATTAATTGCAATTAATATGCATGTTTTTATTCTTTTCCATGTAAATTCATGATGTTAACAGTCAAATGTGTCTACAAATTAGGAGTGCATTTACAGTATTACCACATACCATAAGTGAAATGCTCTGAATTGAGAGCATTAATTGATTGCAGGTACACCAGTACAAATCATGCtaccaaaatattttaacaaattacagtaaaacatgcaaatttgaaaattgaattgaaatttgaGGATTGAATTCACTTTATGCCAATAAATGGCTATTATCTCAAATTTGGAACCAATCATTTCCTATGTAGGACAGTTAATTATGAAACAATGCCCCTAGATCATAAAGCAGTCTTTTACAGAagtcaaaatttgaaacatttaaaaaattaataaattaacattTAGTTTAAAATGACACCAAGACATAAAACATTAACACTTTCATAGGGGAAACTTTTGATCTTTTgcaaataccggtacatgtatcatgaatATTCAATGATAAAACTTCTAAGTACAGATTGATCATAGtattttatgttgattttatatgATCCACAGGCCATAAAAAAGATCCAGACTAAATTTCTACATGTATTGGTAATTAAGTTCTTTTTCTTTcactttattagggtcttctgtcttcagcggaagaccttactattattctattgtttctttttcacttttcttattattctttttattctttttttgtcttacaaattttgtgcaggcgatttctcgaagatggctcattcgattttcttcaaattttaggGGTTGATGTGTCggcatctgaagtttgtaccaccgtttcaattttttgataaccacttccggtcggaagtaaTCGTCCGTTTACggtttttaaaagtcaattttgttggCTAGAGATCCAAAAAACGAATAAAGATATAGggttgaaattttcagtgatgaTAGACATCAATTTTACCTGTTGCAACATGGTCATAAAAACATCCGCcgtcacttctggtcgtcaccggaaggaaagataaaaaatcggttttttcaactttttgctttttatatatttttctaacgGGTTGATAGAGAattttttactgattcagaatatgtaatttgttttataatcgATTGATGTGTTCCcgagatattaagcatcaaagacctgaagcgagagtctgagtagaTCAGtcattactgtggtttcattaatattcgttgaataccaattttcgtggatttcgttgtttaagttaatccacgaaattaaatgttcattgaagttcaatttcaactaacattttgtattgataggatcattggccacgaaattacgtatccttgaaactatggttttcagaaaatccacgaaaattgatacccacgaaaattaatgaaaccacagtatagaGTCATGGACATTTGCCCAGGCGACCACAGTTCAAGCTTCGGGTGCCGAAATTTTTTTccctaatttttttcagttgattaacaattttgtcttaaaagtgagggattttatctcatttactcaaaaatctgacggaagacccactcgttgatCGCAACGAGAACGATCTATAGTTATATCTACTTTTTAACCAAGACAACTGCAACTTCATACTTTGTCATCTTAAGGGTCAAAGTTCAACATTTTTACATGAAACATGTTGCCTTACGTCAGCCAAACTTGAGATTTCACTGTTTTTCAAGTTTGCAGtgaaatctgtcaaaattttcattttatcaaacaacTGAATGCAGATATAAAACACAACAATTTATACTCCATGTTTAAATTACAAACACTGGCATTTaccagatatttatatttttgtgaagGTGGGAGGGTGGGGTGGTGAATACATAAAAAGTGCATTTTATGTTGACAGAGGAATGTTTTATATATGTACTgtttattaattatcaaattggTTTACAGATGTAATATTTACTATGTTTGTTTTACtaaatctgttaaaaaaaacaaaaaaaacaagaagcccATGGGccaccacatcgctcacctgaggaacaataggtatgataaaatcagcttaatggagtcagaatacaaactatctggacaatgttcaataatacatgttaattgatcctgtataaataaaatccatttcccccccctggatattcttatgtttataatcattagtcccttttctaacgggatgattttatagtcatatcacgtGTTTAGTATTGcaattctcaaaaagatccttaacaattgtttatatatgggatataaacctacatcaactctgaaccttcttgtgagactgaagaattgtcctggggtcaaagtcttaacaattttaaagaatcatccggctgatcagtttctgagaagaagatttttaaaggtttactctacatattcctatgtaaaactttaacccccccccccaatccattgtggccccaccctactcccgggggtgTCAttatgcctccacacaagtttcagctttcctggctgattagtttttgagaagaagatttttaaagattactctatatgttcctatataaaactttaacaccccccccccccccaatgtggctccaccctacccccagggatcatgattttcacaactttgaatctatactacctgaggatgcttccacacaagtttcagctttccaggctaattagtttctgagaagaaggtttttaaagatttactctacatattccgatgttaaactttgacccccccccccctccccattgtggccccaccctacccccggaggtcatgattttcacaactttgaatctacactacctgaggattcttccacacaagtttcagctttcctggctgattagtttctgagaagaagatttttaaagattaactctatgtattcctatgtaaaacttcaaccccccattgttgccccaccctacccctgggggtcttgattttcacaactttgaatctacactacctgaggattcttccacacaagtttcagctttcctggctgattagtttctgagaagaagatttttaaagattaactctatgtattcctatgtaaaacttcaaccccccattgttgccccaccctacccctgggggtcttgattttcacaactttgaatctacattacctgaggatgcttccacataagtttcagctttcctggctgatttgttttcgagaagaagatttttaaagattaactctatgtattcctatgtaaaacttcaaccccccattgttgccccaccctacccctgggggtcttgattttcataactttgaatctacattacctgaggatgcttccacgcaagtttcagctttcctggctgatttgtttttgagaagaagatttttaaagattactcCATAtgttcctatataaaactttgaccccccccccattgtggccccaccctaccccagggggtaatgattttcacaacttttaatctacactacctgaggatgcttccacacaagtttcagctttcctgatctTATGGTtagtgagaagaagatttttgaaaatttctcgaaaattttaataaattcctaattatctctctttgcaaAAAGGCgaggtccttaattttcacaactttgaatccccttaggccaagtttggttgaaattggcccagtgattcttgagaagatgttgaaaatgtgaaaagtttacagatagACAGACGAAAGACAGACgaacgacagacaaaatgtgatcagaattagctcaggtgagctaaaaagggatTCATTCAAGTCTGCGCCAATGTTACATTTGTAATACACCAATGATGCATTCAACATGCTCTTCTGCCATTTACAAATGATTTGGTGGAGACAAATTTAAATCTATCCATATATTAACTTTCTAAATCATACAAATACTCACTAAAGtcaagaaatgaaatatttaattggaatataaaacgaTTACAATGTAAAATGCATATAAAACAGCCGTTGAACACTCACTATTAACTTCAGTCAAAAGTAAACTTTTTTCCCAATTGGAACAAACATATATAAAGTGTATACCCGGTAGCCAAAATTTACATAGCAAACACTCATCAACCAAAGGCAAGAATTTTCCCAGCAAACTAGTGAGTTAATATACTGTAGTCAGGACATTCCTGCAGCACAGTTAATGACAGCTACCACCCTATCCACCAGAACCATGTCAGTGTCTTTCTTAAGGAGCCTCCCCATCAGTTTTTCATGGCACAGTCTTCAGGAGCCTCCCCGTCAGTTTTCCATGGCACCGTCTTAAGGAGCCTCCCTGTCAGTTTTTCATGGCACTGTCTTCAGGAGCCTCCCCTTCAGTTTTCCATGGCACCATCTTTAGGAGCCTCCAGCGCCTGAGCCAACTCCTTCATATCGACTGACTCAATGTCCACGGCCGTGTTTTTGCCTTTCTTGGTCTGGTGCCAGTGTTTCTTTGGGCCTTTATTTCCCCTCCCCCTCCCTCTCTGGAACCCGAGGGCTGACCCTTGTCCAAAGCAAATTTGATTTGGTACtctaaaaaataagataacAGTTCATAGAAAGTAGGAGGTTTTGTTtatctttgtacatgtactttcatacTTACTTGGGTTGTTATAACTGATATTCTATATTTCAACAGAAAAGAGATTGAAATGAGATTCGGGTGAAAATTTAACAAGAATTAGTAACATCCAAGTAGTTCTGCAAGGATAATAGTTAAATTGCTTGTAAGCTGTGAGGTGATTTATTAAAATGTCTGTAATCTCCAGTGAATTTAGATTCTTTTGTATGTCTGCTCATTTCCTTTGTCAtaatcaaaaagaaaaagtttCTATGAGTCGCTATGTTCCTTATATAACATCTGATCTTTTAAGTTAACAATAGTGTACGTTGTATAaagtcaaaatatacaaaatcaaCTCACGACATCTATCTGAAGGCATAGTGAAGAAGAAACAGCAATGACAGACAGGGAGAATAGGGCTAACATTACATGTCTTGGCCATATACATGCAATTGCCCAGAAATTGCCATAAAATCAGACAAATTTTTCTTATACAGCTTTAATTACATATATTCCATAACCAATTCAATGAACTTACTTGTAACTGAATACCCTACGATTTTGTGAGACTTCTTCCCTAGATGTATTTACTTCCATATTCTCACCGTCTCTTGACctgaagaataaataaaatattgcattaTAGTTAATTAGTTATAAGCAGAGCTAGAAGTCAGCTATCCAGAAAAAGACCGTCTTTGGTTTTTTGTAGTTGGACTTTCTTCCATAAAAGTGTGTTCAGAAAGCTTAACTAAGAACAAAACTACCGACTTTTCTTTGTTAACACAGGGATTGTGTTTGTTAAAACACTTTACCTTTAATGGTACATGTGTTAAATTTAAGTGGGGTGTAGATACAGTCTCAAACATTctcatcataaaaaataaaaggaagaAAGCAAAAGGATTCCTTTAAACAGTTCCTATTTTGGGTAGATAATGTGGAGCACCTGCATCAATACAAGTCTATGTATATGCTTACTCTGTTTTTTGTCTCTTCTCTCTTTCAAATCTATAGTTAGATGGAAACTTATGGCACTTGATCATGTGGTTTTTCCTGTCTTTTGAATTCCAGAATTTGTCGCCACACAGTTCCAGCAGACATTGGTACTGAAACAATCATAAccaatatatcatatatatctttattaGGAAACACTAACcaatataattaatacatgtacataaaatactgtagattcctttttTCAGTGGGTTCAAAATTCCAATATTCAGgcattttgtatcaaattgtgaaaatatcaCATCCCAAGTACAGAagctttgttatttttaaaatttcatatatttcatGAATGCCTTGAAAATGATAGTGAGATTTTAATACCCTCAAGAGGAGCTTCTCTCAATTTTATGAGAATAATTACTCATTTTCAGTAAGAAATATACAGTGAATGTTCCAATCTGTGCTTGTAAAGGTGTtgcatttgtaaaatattggGTAATCAAAGAAGCAGATTGAAGTTTTTCcacaatgaaatacaaaaggAATAAagttttttcattgaaataccGGCATGCTTTCTACTTCTGTCATCTTTCTCCAAAGTTCTTACCATTGGAGACTTTGATGCCAACAGATCAAACATGGAGTCATGCCACTCCAGGAGATGGATGTCCAGGAGATGAGAGGTGGGGAAGTTCCTTTTACACTGACTGCAGGCATTTCTGTGTGTGCTGTTGTAGTGTAACTCGTAGCTGCATATTAAAACATTGAACCTGATTAAACAAATACTGTCATACAAAATCAAACAGTGTGTGTAAAATACTGTGTTCGTGAGGAaccaatgttcgtggctttcACATAATTTTACACCCCCACGAATGTATATACAaccatttgtttaatatttatttacgaAATAGAACTTGCTACCAAACTAGGTTCCCATGAACCAGAGAAATTTTGGCAACCCACGAACATTGACTCccatgaagaaaaatgattccacaataGTTGATGAGAAAACCCTAACCTAGTCAGGGAATCCAGAATCTTATTGCAGCCTGAGATCCCACATGGAATGCCATTGGATTCACTGTAAAACAAGGTGTAGTTGTACCGTACATGTACTATTAATATGTTTGTTAAAATGGCAGGCTAGCCCATTATTGCTGCAGCAgtagttttgattttatgaatgtttaAGCCAGAGATTTAAATACCAAATCAGAGAGGTATGTTAAATTgagtcattatttttttataccaaCCTATCATCCAAGAACTCTTCATCTGCTGCCAAATCAAAAGGTAGCTGTTTTGCCAACATACAACACAAGATATTGCCTTCTTCAAACAGTGGATGGGAATGTTCTAGGCGCCGTTTCGAATGAGTCCatgataattgataattttcacACATTTTGATATTCAAATTCAAAGCAAGTCTAATGTCTAAAATAAAAACTCATcagattgaaattatttttctgcTAGCGGAAATGACAGTTTGTCCATCAGTCCGTCGACTTGATCTTGAAGAGTTTCGAGAATGTCTGCTGAGATGAATAAGTGAGTGTCATCCAAATCTTTGATAACAAACTTCCTTCCGAGGGCTTTAGTATCATCCAGCTGGAGGAGGAACTGTTTCATGGCCGGGTCACATTCCACCAGAATCCCTTTATCTACATTGACCATTGTGTCCTATGTAAGAAAGATCCAATATCGACATGATGTTTTTTATTATCACATGTTTCACACCACAGGTTAAATACTGAATACTTGCAGGCAATATTTTTTCCATATACCGGTAAATAAAATTTACTCAAAGCATACATGGTACAAGCATAATGATAAAACAATGCAAGGTATCTAACTTCTATAGCAACAAGTACCAGTAATctggtttaaaaaattgaagttaTTTTCACTTAAAGATGAAATgcaatggtaattttttttttattccattctCTAATATCATTCAAGTATATGTAAATGACCATTCCTCCACAATAACTTATCTACTATACAAATTCACCTTTGGCCCAATTAACTGACcctatttttaattcattcatgaaaattgaaaatgaaaattttcagaatttggtttcattaatttgacAACTTTGGTCGATAAACTATTCAAAGGAATTAAAAATCACATGCAGATATCATgaattgttttcatttgattttatatttgatttcaacTAGACTATGATAAAATACAGAAGcttatacattgtatacaaTAGTCTGTCCCATGTTACCTTTTCcataaatttttgcaaataaGTACACATTGTAACAATACCAGTCAGTGaaaaacaattgaaatcaatatacCCGGTACATGATATAGGGCAAAAATTCTAAGAATTCTTCTTGcatgaatttcagataaattcaccaaaataaaaatacatatcgAATATGGATTCATACTGGGAAAATCTAACATCATTTACGCATTCGAAAATTACCATGACTCCTTATACTTAACTACTGGGTTTGTGTTGGTCACAATGCAAAATCTTACTGGACTTTTTATTTCTACTTGTGTATTGATAGCCGCAGCAAtagagggggcatttcaaaacaggaaaaatgatgtttttcaTTCAAGTAAATTAATGTACCGTACATAATATGGACACAAAAGTGGCTAAGATTAAGCAAATGTTGATTGAAACAGGAAATTTTCTTGCTCTAAAAAgcataaaaacaaacataaaaaataaattggctCATTTCAGCGGGAtactctctctatatatatacataaattgtGCTGCTTTGAACAAGTTGGGCACAGTTCCCCTTTAGATAAATGATTATGTTAAACAGGAATTTCCTCTTTTCAGTAATAAAAACATTCCTGcaaatgcaatattttgacACATTTTTCCATTTACATATAGCTTTCTTTACTCCGAAAAATAGGCAcaagaatatttttacattttattaacaATTAGGACCCACTTACTACGTGTATGCTTCAAACTCTGACATTTACAGCTGCGATTCAGTGAAATCCAGTAACAAAATAAATCTATTCAGCAGATTTCTTACAGTAGCCTCTATGAATAATAATGTGATTATTCCGTACACATGTTAAGGCGTACACAGAATTatttgttcaatattttattcgtttttagctcacctgagctgaaagctcaagtgagctattctgatcacattttgtctgttgtccgtccgtctgtcattaaacttttcacattttcaacctcttctcaagaactactgggccaatttcaaccaaacttggcacaaatcatccttaggcaaaggagattcaaagttgtgaaaattaagggtcacacccgttttcaaggggagataattagaaattaatgaaaaatttagagaattttttaaaaatcttcttcttaagaaccataaagccaggaaagctgaaacttgtgtggaagcatcctcaggtagtgtagattcaaagttgtgaaattcatgacccccggggatagggtggggccacaatggggctcgaagttttacataggaatatatagagtaaatctttaaaaatcctcttctcaaaaactaatcagccaggaaagctgaaacttgtgtggaagcatcatcaggcagtgtagaatcaaagttgtgaaattcatgacccccaagggtagggtggggccacaatgggggctctaagttttacataggaatatatagagtaaacctttaaaaatcttctcagaaactaatcagccaggaaagctgaaacttgtgtggaagcatcctcaagaagtgtagattaaaagttgtgaaattcatgacccccaggggtagggtggggccttaatgggggtcgaagttttacataggattgtatagagtaaatttttaaaaatcttcttctcagaaactaatcagctaggaaatctgaaacttgtgtggaagcatcctcaggtagtgtagattcaaagttgtgaaattcatgacccctaagggtagggtggggcctcaatggagggtcgaagttttacataggaatatatagagtaaatctttaaaaatcttcttctcaaaaactaatcagccaggaaagctgaaatttgtgtggaagcatcctcaggtagtgtagatgcaaagttgtgaaaatcattacccccaagggtagggtggggccacaatggggggtcgaagttttacataggaatatatagagtaaatctttaaaaatcttcttctcagaaactaatcagccaggaaagctgaaacttgtgtggaagcatcctcaggtagtgtagatgcaaagttgtgaaaatcatgatccctgggggtagggtggggccacattgggggtgggtgttaaagttttacataggaatacatagagtaaatctttaaaaatcttcttagaaactaatcagccagatgattctttataattgttaagactttatctccaggacaattcttcagcctcacaagaaggttcagagtttgatgtagctttatatcccatatataaacaattgttaaggatctttttgagaactgcaatactcaacatgtgatatgactataaaatcatcctgttaggaaagggactaatgattataaacataagaatatccagggggaaaaatggattttatttaaacaggatctagatgtattattgtacattgtccagattgtttgtattatgactccattaagctgattttatcatacctattgttcctcaggtgagcgatgtggcccatgggcctcttgtttactgAAATATGgtactttaatttgtattaatcaataaatttttttttaataaacatagttttatatcatttttatgacATGAACGATATGTGTTAAAAATCATTGCTGGTACAAGTTTAAATACCCTCGTTACCATTGTAACCCTGTTTAGGGGTgcgtcttttaaccccaaggaaccccaaggaaaccccaaggaacctcaaggataccccaaggaaccccaatgacaaaaattaataaattttaatacccAAGGGGTCTTATTGGACTTCAAGGGTCACCTCTTagtaccccaaggaaccccaaggaaacccgtAAGAACCCCATGGAACCCAAATGATAAAGTTATTAACCAGTGATACCCCAGGGGTCTCATTCGAATCAAAGGCTCACCCCAAGGTACCCCAgtgatagaaattaataactatttatACCCAAGGGGTCTCATTTGAATCCAAGGGTCACCTCGTagtaccccaaggaaccccaagtaTACTCATTAGAACCCCAAGTAACCCCAATAATAGAAATTAGTAACTAGTGATACCCCAGGAGTCTCATTATACCCCTATACCCCCACAAATGAAGTTTaagggggtatattggtttcaccctgtccgtccgtctgtcctaGTGACCCTGTTACAAAACAGAGGAACAAATAGAAACAAGGGTC
Coding sequences within it:
- the LOC128168055 gene encoding zinc finger protein 511-like encodes the protein MCENYQLSWTHSKRRLEHSHPLFEEGNILCCMLAKQLPFDLAADEEFLDDSESNGIPCGISGCNKILDSLTSYELHYNSTHRNACSQCKRNFPTSHLLDIHLLEWHDSMFDLLASKSPMYQCLLELCGDKFWNSKDRKNHMIKCHKFPSNYRFEREKRQKTESRDGENMEVNTSREEVSQNRRVFSYKVPNQICFGQGSALGFQRGRGRGNKGPKKHWHQTKKGKNTAVDIESVDMKELAQALEAPKDGAMEN